From a single Drosophila sulfurigaster albostrigata strain 15112-1811.04 chromosome 3, ASM2355843v2, whole genome shotgun sequence genomic region:
- the LOC133845803 gene encoding prisilkin-39, with protein sequence MPFTNKITIRGIWLCWAVVLATLIQCQLVESQYSTYPYFGAQGAGAGTGYGGLYGNAYGYGYGYPQYYGYPAYGYTYPAYGYPGGGYGSYPSYGYPGYSYGYPYGNGVNTAFASSSGGFATASASSGGGGYYG encoded by the exons ATGCCgttcacaaataaaataacaattcgTGGCATTTGGCTGTGCTGGGCCGTTGTTTTGGCAACATTGATACAGTGTCAATTGGTGGAATCTCAATACAGTACCTATCCATACTTTGGAGCCCAGGGAGCGGGCGCTGGAACTGGATACGGAGGCTTGTATGGCAATGCCTATGGATACGGATATGGCTATCCACAGTATTACGGTTATCCGGCCTACGGATATACATACCCGGCCTATGGCTACCCTGGAGGGGGCTACGGTAGCTATCCTAGCTACGGCTATCCAGGTTACAGCTATGGTTATCCCTATGGCAATGGCGTTA ATACCGCTTTCGCGAGCAGCAGTGGAGGATTCGCTACAGCAAGTGCGAGTAGCGGAGGCGGAGGCTACTATGGTTAA
- the LOC133846375 gene encoding fibroleukin-like isoform X2 produces the protein MKVSLEKIPKELHQKKSNETLINSLRKKLVNQEALIKQLRSQIDFQTRIIVNLSVNSKSIENYDNCKTELATKSFKLEILEVRLEELNSSLLQKNEEIAKLIINNKNTSELQLENYIEIENHGKCQRRLADESKNLEICGVQLKKLKFSLLEKDQIISTLQNGPEYRKTIQKNNNKDKDHLSPQLLNRTLEIFSPSNCIPFRGSSGQFKIGLSGLEAFDVLCDNHIAGPGWLVIQQRIGGSLDFNVNWTTYRNGFGSLNSDFFLGLEKIHLLTSLRTQELYVNLVDKYDSKKFVWYDDFKVSDEDNGYALSLGKTKLNSSDDFLKYHRNMKFSTFDRDNDLNKRLNCAKQFRSGWWFNNCFKCDLNHRQTKFLQCNTTPYKEVKMLIRPKQ, from the exons ATGAAAGTTTCTcttgaaaaaataccaaaggaATTACACCAAAAGAAATCAAACGAAACACTCATAAACAGCTTAAGAAAAAAGTTAGTCAACCAGGAAGCATTGATAAAGCAATTGCGATCTCAGATCGATTTTCAAACCCGgattattgttaatttatctGTAAATTCCAAATCAATTGAGAATTATGACAATTGTAAGACCGAATTAGCTACCAAATCTTTCAAGCTAGAAATATTAGAAGTTCGATTGGAGGAACTAAATTCTAGTCTTCTTCAAAAGAATGaagaaattgcaaaacttattataaacaataaaaatacatcaGAATTACaattagaaaattatattgaaatagaaaatcaTGGTAAATGTCAACGCCGATTAGCAGATGAATctaaaaatttggaaatttgtgGGGTTCAATTAAAGAAACTCAAGTTTAGTCTGCTGGAAAAAGATCAAATTATTTCGACACTTCAGAATGGCCCAGAATATCGAAAAACAATTCagaagaataataataaagataaagatCATTTAAGCCCTCAACTATTAAATAGAACACTGGAAATTTTTAGTCCTTCTAATTGCATTCCGTTTAGAGGCTCTTCTGGGCAGTTTAAAATAGGATTATCTGGCTTAGAAGCTTTCGATGTTTTATGTGATAACCACATCGCCGGGCCTGGATGGCTAGTTATACAACAGCGGATTGGAGGATCCCTGgattttaatgtaaattggACTACGTATCGCAATGGATTCGGCTCCTTAAATAGTGATTTTTTCCTGGGTTTGGAAAAAATACATCTTCTGACGAGTTTGCGGACTCAAGAACTCTATGTGAATTTGGTTGATAAATATGACagtaaaaaatttgtttggtaCGACGATTTTAAAGTATCTGATGAAGATAATGGTTACGCACTAAGCTTGGGtaaaactaaattgaattcatCTGATGATTTTCTAAAATATCATCGAAACATGAAATTCTCAACATTCGATCGTGACAATGATCTCAATAAAAGACTCAACTGTGCGAAACAATTTAGAAGCGGCTGGTGGTTCAACAATTGTTTTAAGTG CGACTTAAATCACAGACAAACCAAATTTCTACAGTGCAATACGACCCCCTATAAAGAAGTTAAGATGCTCATACGCCCCAAGCAGTAG
- the LOC133846375 gene encoding fibroleukin-like isoform X1 — protein sequence MRLILINAVFISILYEILVISAATVDPNMKVSLEKIPKELHQKKSNETLINSLRKKLVNQEALIKQLRSQIDFQTRIIVNLSVNSKSIENYDNCKTELATKSFKLEILEVRLEELNSSLLQKNEEIAKLIINNKNTSELQLENYIEIENHGKCQRRLADESKNLEICGVQLKKLKFSLLEKDQIISTLQNGPEYRKTIQKNNNKDKDHLSPQLLNRTLEIFSPSNCIPFRGSSGQFKIGLSGLEAFDVLCDNHIAGPGWLVIQQRIGGSLDFNVNWTTYRNGFGSLNSDFFLGLEKIHLLTSLRTQELYVNLVDKYDSKKFVWYDDFKVSDEDNGYALSLGKTKLNSSDDFLKYHRNMKFSTFDRDNDLNKRLNCAKQFRSGWWFNNCFKCDLNHRQTKFLQCNTTPYKEVKMLIRPKQ from the exons ATGAgactaattttaataaatgcagtTTTCATATCAATACTATATGAAATACTCGTGATCTCTGCAGCTACAGTAGACCCG AATATGAAAGTTTCTcttgaaaaaataccaaaggaATTACACCAAAAGAAATCAAACGAAACACTCATAAACAGCTTAAGAAAAAAGTTAGTCAACCAGGAAGCATTGATAAAGCAATTGCGATCTCAGATCGATTTTCAAACCCGgattattgttaatttatctGTAAATTCCAAATCAATTGAGAATTATGACAATTGTAAGACCGAATTAGCTACCAAATCTTTCAAGCTAGAAATATTAGAAGTTCGATTGGAGGAACTAAATTCTAGTCTTCTTCAAAAGAATGaagaaattgcaaaacttattataaacaataaaaatacatcaGAATTACaattagaaaattatattgaaatagaaaatcaTGGTAAATGTCAACGCCGATTAGCAGATGAATctaaaaatttggaaatttgtgGGGTTCAATTAAAGAAACTCAAGTTTAGTCTGCTGGAAAAAGATCAAATTATTTCGACACTTCAGAATGGCCCAGAATATCGAAAAACAATTCagaagaataataataaagataaagatCATTTAAGCCCTCAACTATTAAATAGAACACTGGAAATTTTTAGTCCTTCTAATTGCATTCCGTTTAGAGGCTCTTCTGGGCAGTTTAAAATAGGATTATCTGGCTTAGAAGCTTTCGATGTTTTATGTGATAACCACATCGCCGGGCCTGGATGGCTAGTTATACAACAGCGGATTGGAGGATCCCTGgattttaatgtaaattggACTACGTATCGCAATGGATTCGGCTCCTTAAATAGTGATTTTTTCCTGGGTTTGGAAAAAATACATCTTCTGACGAGTTTGCGGACTCAAGAACTCTATGTGAATTTGGTTGATAAATATGACagtaaaaaatttgtttggtaCGACGATTTTAAAGTATCTGATGAAGATAATGGTTACGCACTAAGCTTGGGtaaaactaaattgaattcatCTGATGATTTTCTAAAATATCATCGAAACATGAAATTCTCAACATTCGATCGTGACAATGATCTCAATAAAAGACTCAACTGTGCGAAACAATTTAGAAGCGGCTGGTGGTTCAACAATTGTTTTAAGTG CGACTTAAATCACAGACAAACCAAATTTCTACAGTGCAATACGACCCCCTATAAAGAAGTTAAGATGCTCATACGCCCCAAGCAGTAG